From Streptomyces sp. NBC_00690, a single genomic window includes:
- a CDS encoding AfsR/SARP family transcriptional regulator codes for MTEIRKFERIRIEVLGSLRLVTEADLGEPVRLTAPKPRQMIALLALQANRVVSVAALAEELWGDRPPVSMRTALQTYVVQIRKFLARHLGRSTEVVAHEILVTKQDGYQFNVERGDLDVHEFERLASAGSRALAEGNDVLAERLLTASLDFWRGQPLADVQAGPLLEPAVAYLKESRLAVLQQRVEIRLRLGLHHELPAELAALVLEHPTNEEFHAQYMLALYRCGRCADALNVYHRLREYLVEELGIDPSMKVQKLHQAMLDANATLDWRRYPRLDSTVRQGERPAA; via the coding sequence GTGACGGAAATTCGGAAGTTTGAGCGCATCCGAATCGAGGTACTGGGATCGCTTCGGCTGGTCACAGAAGCTGATTTGGGCGAGCCAGTTCGACTCACCGCACCAAAGCCACGCCAAATGATTGCCCTGCTCGCACTACAAGCGAACCGAGTGGTTTCCGTTGCAGCGCTGGCCGAGGAATTATGGGGCGACCGGCCGCCGGTGAGTATGCGGACAGCGCTTCAGACGTATGTCGTACAGATTCGCAAGTTCCTGGCCCGTCATCTAGGGCGGTCAACAGAAGTCGTAGCCCACGAGATCCTGGTGACAAAGCAGGACGGCTATCAGTTCAACGTGGAGCGCGGAGATCTAGACGTTCATGAATTTGAGCGCCTCGCGTCCGCTGGTAGTAGGGCATTGGCAGAGGGAAACGATGTCCTGGCCGAACGGCTGCTGACCGCTTCCCTGGACTTCTGGCGGGGCCAGCCGCTTGCAGACGTCCAAGCGGGCCCCCTGCTTGAGCCGGCTGTGGCGTACCTCAAAGAGAGCCGTCTCGCGGTCCTGCAACAAAGGGTAGAGATCAGGCTTCGGCTGGGGCTCCACCATGAACTACCCGCAGAACTCGCGGCCCTGGTACTGGAGCACCCGACGAACGAAGAGTTTCACGCCCAATACATGCTTGCGCTCTACCGATGTGGTCGGTGTGCCGACGCGTTGAATGTCTACCATCGCCTGCGTGAGTATCTGGTGGAGGAACTCGGTATCGATCCTTCGATGAAGGTGCAGAAATTGCATCAGGCCATGCTCGATGCAAATGCGACGCTC